GCGTGGAGATCAGTCTCGGCGGGCACTACGACAGCAACAGCTACCTCGTCGACAACACCTGGTGGGACGCCGGCCTGCGCGTCAGCTGGAACCTGTTGAATGCGCTGAACGCCGGTCGCATCCGCGGCCTGGCGCAAGCCCAGCTCGACCTCGCAAGGCAGCAGCGCCTGGCCCTCGGCATGGCCGTGCTGACGCAGGTGCACGTCGCGCACCTCGAGTACCTGGCTCGCGTGCGACAGCACGAGATGACCCGCGAGCTGCATGCGGTGGAGCAACGCATCCTGCAGCACAGCCGCAACGCGGAGCAGGCCAGCGCTCAGGGCAAGCTGGAGCAGATCCGGGCGGCAGCGGCGGCCATGATGTCCGAGCTGCGGCTGTATCACAGCTATGGCGCGGTACAGGGTGCCTACGCGCAGGTCATCGCCACCCTCGGGCTCGATCCGCTGCCGTCGTCGGTGGACGGACACGACATCAAGACGCTCACCGAAGCGGTGCGCGCCTGCGAGCGGGCGTGGACCGAGACGGTCGACCCCGGGGGCAGCTCGTGAAGGCGTGGCGCGCCCTCACGATCGTGCTCGCCTGCGCGCTGATCGGTGCCCTCGCGCAGATCGCCATGGCGGCCCCGCCTGCCGACCGCGACGACCGCATCCGCGCACAGCTCGGGTCGCGCCACAGCGTCACGATCTCCAGCGAAATCGCGGCACGCATCGCCGCGCTGCCGCTGCGCGACGGCGATGCGTTCCGCGCCGGGCAGCTGCTCGTGGGCTTCGACTGCTCGCTGTACCAGTCGCAGCTCGGCAAGGCCGATGCCGGCGTCGACGCGGCACGGGCGCTGGCGCAGTCCAACCAGCGGCTGGCCGAGCTCCACTCGGTGGGCCGGCTCGAAGTGGATCAGGCCGCGGCGAGGCTCAAAGAGGCCCAGGCCGACGCCTCGACGGCCCGTGCCATGGCGAGCCGCTGCAGCATTGCGGCTCCCTTCGCCGGGCGCGTCGCCAAGCGGCACGCTGCCGAGCATCAATACGTGACGCCCGGCTCCCCGCTGCTCGACA
The Piscinibacter sp. XHJ-5 DNA segment above includes these coding regions:
- a CDS encoding efflux RND transporter periplasmic adaptor subunit — its product is MKAWRALTIVLACALIGALAQIAMAAPPADRDDRIRAQLGSRHSVTISSEIAARIAALPLRDGDAFRAGQLLVGFDCSLYQSQLGKADAGVDAARALAQSNQRLAELHSVGRLEVDQAAARLKEAQADASTARAMASRCSIAAPFAGRVAKRHAAEHQYVTPGSPLLDILDGGPLEVRMIVPSKWLAWLKPGAAFEVDVEELGRRFPAKVQRVGAQIEPVSQTVSVVGVMTQDPALMSGMSGWAVVPRPH